In Tolypothrix sp. NIES-4075, the following proteins share a genomic window:
- a CDS encoding alpha/beta fold hydrolase, whose amino-acid sequence MSQRIKRAFLDTEDGQILYRMGGEGEPILLLHMTPRSSDEFRELMPILAAKKLVIAMDLMGLGDSDKPPRVYSVADYAKNAIALLDELGIKKTSVFGSLTGGYIAGEVAAAYPERVEKLILCNVYGFDEEEKDKIFKSYSQGFQIKEDGSHLMERWLARVSYAGKGELNHRCVLDDLKAFNSPVYPGIAVANYCLSAQERFRLIKCPTLILSGEKALEPLEKAGLAKAENQSCLQEVIPHSQKVELEGGTLWMINQMPEEVLKVLTDFLEKQ is encoded by the coding sequence ATGAGCCAACGTATCAAGAGAGCATTTTTAGACACAGAGGATGGACAAATTCTTTACCGTATGGGTGGAGAAGGTGAACCCATACTTTTACTGCACATGACTCCCCGCAGTAGTGATGAATTTCGAGAATTGATGCCTATTTTGGCAGCTAAAAAATTAGTAATTGCAATGGATTTAATGGGGTTAGGTGATTCTGACAAGCCACCGAGAGTTTATTCAGTTGCAGACTATGCCAAAAATGCGATCGCCCTTCTAGACGAATTAGGCATAAAAAAGACAAGCGTTTTCGGTAGTCTTACAGGGGGTTATATTGCCGGAGAAGTGGCGGCAGCTTATCCAGAAAGAGTTGAAAAACTCATCTTATGCAATGTATACGGATTTGACGAAGAGGAAAAAGACAAGATTTTCAAGAGTTATTCTCAAGGGTTTCAAATTAAAGAAGATGGCTCTCACCTAATGGAAAGATGGTTAGCTCGTGTCAGTTACGCCGGCAAGGGAGAGTTAAATCACCGTTGTGTTTTGGATGATTTGAAAGCTTTTAACTCTCCTGTATATCCCGGTATAGCTGTGGCAAACTACTGTCTTTCTGCCCAAGAAAGATTTCGTTTGATTAAGTGCCCTACTTTGATTTTGTCAGGGGAAAAAGCGTTAGAACCATTAGAAAAAGCTGGTTTAGCTAAAGCTGAGAATCAATCTTGCCTCCAGGAAGTAATTCCTCATAGTCAAAAAGTCGAACTAGAAGGCGGAACCCTTTGGATGATCAATCAAATGCCGGAAGAAGTATTAAAAGTACTTACTGATTTTCTGGAAAAACAGTAA
- a CDS encoding antibiotic biosynthesis monooxygenase family protein translates to MIRPIHFSGILCGLTISVLILPLAAFAQVETFAVSAQPLPNNPATTQSKKVVARIWHGTTLTSKANEYYDYLLEAGIKKIESIPGNLGAQVLRLTDGNNTEFTVISYWESQDAIRKFAGNDIEKVRPLPRDNEYLIKPETKVKHFEVMLDDRK, encoded by the coding sequence ATGATTAGACCAATTCATTTTTCGGGTATTCTTTGTGGATTGACGATTTCAGTTTTGATTTTACCACTTGCTGCTTTTGCACAGGTTGAAACCTTTGCAGTTTCAGCACAACCTCTACCAAATAATCCCGCTACTACCCAATCTAAGAAAGTAGTCGCACGCATTTGGCACGGTACAACTCTGACATCGAAAGCAAATGAATATTATGATTATTTGCTAGAAGCTGGGATTAAAAAAATCGAGTCTATTCCCGGTAATTTGGGAGCGCAAGTACTTCGCCTCACTGATGGAAATAACACAGAATTTACTGTTATTTCTTACTGGGAATCACAGGATGCAATTCGTAAGTTTGCTGGTAACGACATCGAAAAAGTTAGACCTCTTCCCAGAGATAACGAATATCTCATAAAACCAGAAACTAAAGTTAAACACTTTGAGGTAATGCTAGACGATCGCAAATAA